The following nucleotide sequence is from Dromaius novaehollandiae isolate bDroNov1 unplaced genomic scaffold, bDroNov1.hap1 HAP1_SCAFFOLD_45, whole genome shotgun sequence.
tttggttttgaccAGCCAACCAGCAAGAGGGACCTGCCACCCTTGCAAGAGCTTCATAACAGTGAGATCGAGCCTGAATTCCAGGAGCAGCTGGTGAaattctgcagccacatctgggagaagtctaCCGCCAAGACCATCCATGGTGGCAGCACAGTAGTAATGgggaactgtgaatgccagggtccagaaggtcagggctggctagtggctcttgggactgtgtctggggaaggctcaaatgcacagccaaatgatgcaggtgggaaatggaagagcttttccactggctgctgtacttgcctcttgattgagagccacatctctcccgtttcccctccctgtacccattcttgctgctctgcccctttgctgctgttgcagactgagcattgtggcttcaccactcccagctgctcagagctgaggatgGTCTTCAGGGCACCTTCACTCCTCAGGAAAGGCACTCCCTGAGGGCTGGCGTGGGGACCAGCATGTGGTTGAGTCCCACCTCTCAGAGACTAGGGAGTGACAGAGAGCTCCTCATCTACCAGTGGCAAACTTGTAGAAAGGTCTCATCCCCATGGGAGTGTGCTACCATGCCCTgggacctcttccccatcctagaggatctgggtcaggagggatatctggaggtctatatccacaccctctgctctgagcatggctaaCTTCCCAGTTAGAGCATCTTGGtcagtactttgtccagacaagttctgaaaatctctgggcccctgcaccactaCTGCTCCACTCTGATGCTGACAGTTTTTTTCCCTAATACCCAGCTGAAatgccccttgctgctgcttgtgcccttgtgcctattgcaccttctcctcctgttcccccggcctgctctgagcacctgctgtggactgagcagagacaggcactgcttATTCCTACCTGGGGTCAGAGGAGGGCACATGGAGACTCACCTTTACCCAGCCCAGAGGGACTGTGGCAGTGCCTGTGGGCTGacaacagagcagaacaggactgAGGGGAAGTGAGGAGGTCTCCAACAGCTCCTCCCACAAACCCCAGGTAGGGAATCACTCACTGGAAAGCAGTCCTGAAAGAAGACTATGAAGTAGAAGGGAATGCTCTGGTGAGCTGCCGCCCTTGCGCACCTGGACTCTGCATTTCATCTATGGGCACTCTAAAGAGCGGTGCCTGTGGTTTCAGCTCCAGGCACATCCTAGACTCCCCGTGACCAACAGCGAGTCCCTACCACAACTATggggggctgctctggcttcagaggggctgctgggggagcactggggctggcgctgctcaaccctgcacctcccatcccagggtgcctcttgggctcctggcagctgttgcaaTGATCAGGAGGGAGAGCCTGTTCCATACCAGTGCAAGGCACCAGGGTAGTGTTTCTTATgatcccagtaagaaaggcactcagactctgaGTTACCCTAACCACTCTCAATTATCTCTGACAGATCATGGCaaccaggagaggtgcttgaggacgggaagaaagcagatgtcactccagtgttcaaaaagggcaagagagaggacccagggaactgcaggccagtcagcgtcgcctcaatccctgggaaggtgatagagcagctcgtcctgggagccatttccaagtatatgaaggataagaaggtgatcagcagtagtcagcctgcactcaccagggggaaattatgcttaaccaacctgatagccctctgtgatggaaagactggctgggtggaggaggggagagcagtggatgttgtgtatgtccagtttgttcaaatcttccctaatctgagcctcctccaccaagggtaaatcttcacctctcatattcccatgggtctcaggggcctgagattcctgaagcCATGTCTCATCAGGAAAGACTGAGACAAAGCAGGCACTAtaaacctttgccttttccatgtcctttgttaccatgtcccctgccctatTCCGCACTGGCACCACAtattccctagtcttctttttgctgatgatatacctgcaaaagcccttcttggtgcctttcatgtcccccaccagagtcagctccaggtgggttttggcttcctgcatgcttggacagcagctctatattcctgcctggtcaactgtccctgtttctgcctcttgtatgcttccttttcatgcttgagttcagtcaggagttccatgttcatccatgcaggcctcctgacacctttgctttgtttcttgattatcaggatggaccattcttgagcttggaggaggtgatccttgaaaatcagccagctctcttggacctccccccttctctccaggactgtatctcatgggattcttccaagcaggtccctgaagaggctgaagtctgctctcctgaagcccagggttgtgatcctgctttttgccctcctcccttCTCTCAGGATtgtgaactccaccatctcatggtcactgcagccaaggctgcccccagtcttgaaaaccccaaccagttcttccttgtcagtgagtatcaggtccagcaaagtgcctgcccTCGTTGACTCCGTGATCACCCGTGTCACAGTGTTATCatcactgcactccagaaacctcctggattgctcctgccctgccttgtccttgtgtccttgtgtgcacacacttgGAGTGGGCCCCCTTCTGCCCTCTTTTGTTGATTATGAGGTCTCTTTCATCACCTActaaagcactcagcagcactttgaaacctcaagccctacccctccacccaccataaatgtcttccctcctctgcactccTTGGAACAATGTGCACAGCTGGACAAACTGGGTTTTCTTGGGTGATCACGACACCCACTTCCCAAACTACTTCCAGCAAATCCCTCCCATGCCCTTGGGCACTGCCAgccactccagcacagcacagcctccatCACAGTGTGGCAAAGCCATCCCGACCATGGcccttttctgaatcattttctcaAGACAGCAAGTAGAGAGTCATGGAGCCCAACCTAGACTTCTTGTGCACCGAGGAAATGATGCCCTGGTGTGGCATGCCTCTGCATGGAGGATGGCAGAAGGCAATAGTGCATTGCACTGGGTGTATCCAGACAGCATCAAGCTATGACATGGCTCCTAAGACACTTTTCCTTAGGACTGAGCTCTGACGCAGGGGCTCAGATGCCCTATGGAAGCCCACCTTTGGGGGGAAGATGTCAGTGGGAGACTGGCGTCAGCAGGAGGACCACTACCcattcttcagccacatctgaaagtctcttctggttgtgccccacaaggtctgcagaggaagcaggcagagggcacagaccagactcttgtgcactttttatgtctcagctccttcgccatgaagtctggctctgcaacccaagcacactggtgtgtttgcccaccctgcctcttcacacaagttatctgaagactggtatttcccacccccaggcactTTCCAGCCCACTTcaggcccctccccagctctccccacctcccattgcctctcccagcccatcccagcagagcaggacagtctgggaatcaccccacagcagtgtccaccagaggatgctgcaggtatctgcatacttgacaccaagcctgagcccctcgaatgggcacagcagctcctggggtggcagagagtgggtgtcagcctccccaccagCCCTAAGACCTCCAATGGCACTAGGAAATGGAagccagtcactctcttgcccccCTGCTCTTGTCTCTAGGATGACAACCgccacctcagctgcctcctaaccagccccactccccaggccagcacaagtgtcctggtgctggggctcctccagcaactcctgctgctctccaacctcccttcctagtgtaagaagagcccagccttcaggcactgcactgggaagatccctttttagtacagagatgctgtcacagcagccagctccgacccaggcacagaaggcctctggtcaggcagaccaggttcatgcctctggagaagtgtgataaatacaaatatctgtgtacagaaatgattttcacagatataataaacaagcaaagaaagcataagccagcctgagagaaactgggaatcgttcatgaagagagaagggcagccTATGAGTGGTAAAATATTACACATTGAAtcaatttcctcagtgcctctttgatctctttgttcctcatgctgtagatgagcaggttcagtgttggaggcaccactgagcacagaacagccaccaccagctccagagctggggaggacatggaggggggcttcaggtaggcaaacattgcagtgatgacgaacagggagaccacggccaggtgcgggaggcacatggaaaaggctttgtgccggccctgctcggaggggatcctcagcacgaccctgaagatctgcacgtaggacagcacaatgaacacaaagcactcacaagctacacaaaaactaaccgcagtaaccccagctttcctgaagcaggagtcagagcaggagagcctgaggagctgggggatttcacagaagaactgctccacagcattgccttggcagagtggaattgaaaatgtgttcgcagtgtgcagcactgcattgagaaaaccactggcccaggcagctcctgccatttgaacacaagctctgctgcccatgagtgtcccatagtgcaggggtctgcagatggcaatatagcggtcataggccatgacagtgaggagataatattctgatgaaatggagaaaagaaacagaaagacctgggcagcacatcctgagtaggaaatggcccttgtgttccacagggaattggccatggatctggggacagtggtggagatggagccaaagtccaggatggagagattgaggaggaagaagtacatgggggtgtggaggcggtggtcactcgctatggcagagatgatgaggatgttgcccaggacggcagccaggtagatgcccaggaagagtgagaagtgcaagagctgcagctcccgtttgtccgcaaatgccaggaggaggaactcggtgaggaagctgctgttggacatttcctccctctgggcagtggggactgtccaaggaggagaAGACAACGAAGAGTTAGGAAAGACTCCTCTGAGCCAAGCCCATGCCATTTCTCATAGGCTCCCCACTTtgcaccccctcaccccccaataAACATGCgcatttcctttcccagttttgGGAGGACCTTCGCTCAGCCCCCTTGCTTTAGCTCCGTTTTGTGCTGgttgagtttgctgtgaggagcagggacctctgcccacgggctccaaaggagtcagtcctgctccacGGCAATGAGCACATGGCAATAGAGCTCTGATGTTCATTTTATGTCAGATGAAGGTCCCCTTTAATGGGGAAGAGCTTTGTAATATCTCCACACAGAGTTCCTGAGACTGTGGGCTGCTGCAGCAATGCTTAAGGTTGATTTTATAGTCATTTTGGCAAGGTTTTTTTCGATGCTCCCACCACACGTGGGGAGCTTTCTCTGAAGTTGTAGAAATCCTCATTTCTGTTGTTGGAGAGATGAAGACTACTGAgaccagagaggaaaaagcactccCCGTGGTTTAGCGCAGAGTCAGGACCGCTGATCTGTCTAGCAGattcattcccagctgtcctgtgcttgcacctctctcagCTGGAGGACAACTGCCCTCTGaggttactctgaaaaagaaactggGCTGTGATGAAAGCACAAAGGTCCAGGTTCAAAGTGCAGCTCTCcaaacttctctctttctcagcctAGACATGGAGGTGTGAGGGAGAAGGCGTGACGTGGCTGCTGACATAGATGATCAGACTGAGGACTCTGATGTGGGTGCTGACACCCAAACATCAACACTTGCATTCtcttgggtgggagaggagacacgggggattgctcagaggaaggtgcctgCACTGAGGGGGCCAAAGGGGAGTTGCTCCACGTCCCCCTTGCAGTGTCACCAGTCTCCTCTGATTCTCCAGccatggctctgctgcctggagctgttcctgTGCCTTGTCCCATCCAGGGCTCACAGACCCCGTGCCACCCTCTGCGTGCGCAGTGCTGCAGAACTCTGGTGGAGCTTTGAGGTAGCTCCTGCTTTGACCTTCCTCTCGGAAGATCCCCTCAGGAGATGTCCTGGGGGTGAGAACAAGCTGTGAACAGCCCAGGCTCACATGCACCCTCCcgatgggagaatgaacctgccctgccaggggttgCTTCTTCTACCCAGAGCTTCTCCGCACAGTGTCACGGGGAGTTCCCCGGGtgggctgagtgctgaccctcatgggcagcagcgTCACTGCTCAGGACACGCAGCATCCGTggagtgcagggacactgctctgaagtgTGACCTGTGGAGACACATGTGCATGCTCCGGCTTCACATCCCTAAAGCTGTGCCTAGGAGAAGAGAGCAGTGACGCCTTGTCCTTCCGACGGTGGGGCAAGGAATCCCTGCTGTGGAGcacctccttctcctgccccgCCCCAAGGAGCTGTGAGAGCCGTCCTGACAGATCGGCTCAGCCATGGGATGTGCCAGCTTAGAAGACCCCCGTAGgaaccacagctgcatggccaggcaGCCAGAGACCTACTGTGCCAAGGGCAGTGAAGACTTCCCCTCCAgcgagctctcagctgtcctcccactccCGACTGCCATGAACTTCTCTCCGCCATGCCTTGTCTCATCTAGGCACtttcaggcagtgccctgagccctgctgctctttgcagaggagctgctcctggactgagcagctctctgcagagtctgccaggttgccatgagctctctcggtcccaggagcctggcccagctcaggagcagaggcacagccaaaggcaggacTTTCTCTGCCCTACAGGCTTCCTCAAGATGTGCCTGttggctccagggctgacagctcctgagaggcagcagagtcCCTCCCGGGGAATGTGCTTTGAAGTAGGCTAAAGCAATCACCTATCTTCCCTCTCTAAACTATGGAGAGAGACTAAATCCAGCAGTGCAATTTTTCCTGTCGGAAGAGAGAGATGCCTAAGAGAAGTGGAGCCCTCCTCCTCTGGAATTCTCTATTCCCGTCACACAATTAGACAGAAATCCTTGACAGCGACAAGAAGGGAATTTATTCACCCATCCTTTGATTACCGATTCAGCTGAGTCAACCGAGGCGCGTAATCTCAGCTTAGCAGCCCAAAGGCTGGATGGGGATTCCACACCATCCCATACGCACCACGAGCACAGAGCAGGGGGGGATCCCTCTTGCCTCTGGTTCTGCTGAACACAAAATAGGTGTCTACACGCAAGCCCCTTGTCCAAGCTCCCAGTATAATTGGTGGAGATGGAAGGCAGAAGCGCTGGCAGAAACACCTAGAGGCACTTGAGGGGTGGTCCAAGACACGAGCAAGTGTTCGCAAGCTCTGATGAAGCAGTTATGAGACTTGCATCATTTTGCAGcatcagctggaggccaggagaggaaggaataTCCTCGGCTGCCTGATATGACAGTAGATGCCCACATTTAGGACAACTAAACTTGTCACTGCTCTTTAAGTCCAGTGTTGGACTATGCAGCTGACCAAAACAagagctgtctctctctgcaggctccctCGACTTTATTTGCTAGATCTCCTTTTGACACATGTATGTCCCTATTTTTCAGACACCTCATTTAAGTCAAATGCAGCGACTCAATGTCATATGGCCTAAAAATATTCCTCCAGCACCATGTCACATTCACAGTGGGAGAACCAGGAGAGTCACCTCATCTCCGGTTGCCGGGGAATGTCAGAGCCTGGCCAGGGGTTCACTGCTCTCCCTAATCAGCAGGTCAGGACAGAGGATCCCAGTGACCCCTTCTTAGCGCAGGCTGCAACCCAGCATCGGCTCTGCCCTACTCCTCATCCGGAGCCTTTCTGCCAGCAGGGCTTGCTCCTGAGTCAGGACAGACACAacagcagtgccctgctgctgtggccaaGGAGCTCGGTGACCAGCCAGCTCAGAAGGAATGatctcctctcccagcagcacctAGCAGTCACATCTCTGTGATGAACAAGGCCAAGGACGTGTTTCATGAGACAGCAGAAGTGAAGACTACATTACTAAAAAACCACAGCGTAACTGCATCTTTTGAAGCCAGCTCCAGAAGCAGTAAGGGCATGCTCAGATGATGGCACCCAAGGAGAAGTCAAATCCACCCCCAACCTTGGAGGTCAAGCTTGTGCAGATGAGGGGTGAGGTGAGAGGCCAACCTGAGTCataactgcaaagcagaaagcttcacCTACTGCCTAAAGTCTAAGCTCTAAGAGGAACGCCTACAGCCTTAGGACCAAGCTGCCTCCCTCAAATCCCAGAGCCTTCAAGATATCTTCCAAGCCTAGCTTGAAGCTGGTTGACCAATCATTCCTTCACTTTGGGGCCTGTGTGTCACGGGGGGCTGAGAAACAATCCCTGACCCCCGGCTGACTGGTGCTCTGAGGTGCCTGTGTGGGGCTGGCCGGAGTGCTGGGACTTGTGAGCTTTCTTCTGGGCACTCGAGGAAGGGGATGCCACGTGCATCACCTGTTCCACCAacatctcccccctcctccctgacCTGCCACATGGGGAAGGGCGCACCAGACCAGCGAATGGGAGCTCCGAGGTTggtggccccagggcagcccgtGTGCTGCAGCACAGAATCGCAAACAATGCAGCACTTTTTCCGAGCTGGGCTTAAAGGCGGCTCGTTCACCCAAGACAACTTTGGTGAACGCGTCATTTGAGATGACATTTTCTGCCCCACTACCGCCTCGATCCACCACCAGGGTCaagggaaaagcaaaattcttgaTTCCAGATGACTGAGCTGACTCATATCATCCGTGCGAAGAACTTTACTATTGCCTTCGGAGAGAACGACTTCTAAAGAATGTCACTTCTAGGATATTTGCCCAATTCTGTTTGCCAGCCTGACCTAGGCTGGCAAAACTGTGGATAACATCTGCTGAGGAAAGGAGCGTGTTCCTGCTGAAGAGCCTCACAATCCTCTTTTGTTGGCTACTGGAGAGCCCAAGATCACATAAGAGCCCCAAATTACATTTATACCACTTTCCTTGACCACCAGTTGGGAATCCCAGGGACTCAACATAGATGGCTTTGGTGAGTTCCATCACCTGCTCCTCTAAGCGCTGTTATTTCCACACTTTTTCCATCGCTGCATCTCCTAAAGAtgacaaaatactttcaaaacggACTGTTACATCCACTGCCAATGCCCAAGACCCTTTTACTGTTACCAAGCCTGGTTTAAAGAGCTCGTTCTTCTTATCCCTTAGATCGGGCTCCAGAAACACCACCCAGTCCATCCTCCTAAGCTCATTAGACGTCATCCTGTACAAGATGCTATGGCTCTTGACCCGGGACTCTTGGACTGCAGGACAATGACCAATAACATGGGAGCACATTTCCCATTCAACAGGACAATCCCTGCATCCTTTCCTGGACCCTTCCCCTAAACGTCTAACCAAGCACTCCCTAGCTGGGTAGACATTGTCCCGGACTTGTAATGGCGTCAGAATTTTCCTGTGGGGAATAAACCTATAATGCACCAACCAATCATTACTGATGTTATTGTTCACAGAATTCTTAGTACCGTGGCCCTGACTTTGCAGATTTATCCAATTTTCAGATTTGTGCTTTCTTCATCTATTTGGGCTAGGGAAGATGACCTTTGGAGCAGGTGTCTCCCATTCACATGCTGCCTCCCCCTCTTCCAATGTGGCCAGAATCACAGTAATAGCTAATCTATCTGTTACTGATCGTATTTTATCCACTCAGCCTTCTGCGGCAGTCCACAGATGCTTAAACATCGTCGGCCCCGATGTTCTTCACCCAGGTATCAAGCTTCTCTTGCCGCTCTGGCTTGGAAAGACCAACCCATGGGTCCACCCCCAGGCCCAAATATCTCTCGGAGCTGCCCGGCTCCATCCTGTTTAGTTTAGAGCCGTTCACCTTCCACAGATCACACTCACTGATGGTATCAGAGTCTTCTGTGGGCCTTATAAGGAACCCATGGCATTTCTCAGCCTGCAACCTCAGCCCTGTCGGTTGGCAGAACCCTTCAACCACTGTGATATTTCCCTGCATCCCATCTCACGAGTCAATAGGACTAGATCATCTGCAGACACCAATGATGTAACCCTTTTTCTGCCATGCTTAGATCCATTCCTGATCTTCTCCAACCTACATAACAGCGGGGCTATTGATAAATTGAACAGCATTGAGGACACTGGCTCTCCTTGCTTCACTCCAGTGAGGATCTCTATCGCCTCTAactgctttcccctctcctccagccgAGTTGTGGTGTTATCATACCTATCAGCTATGATACCTGTTACATAACCATCAATGCCTCTTTGTTTCAGGGCGTGAAAATATGGTGAACTGAATCGATGGCCTTTGTCAGATCCACAAAGACCACCCCCAGGGctttatattctctttttgcaTACTTTATCAGTATCTGGAGCACTTTCAGATCTTCCAAACAGCCTGAGGCTGATATAAAGCCCCTCTGGTGGCCGTTAATCAGACGTACTCTCATCATCTGGGCTGTCAGGATTCTTGAAAACAGCCTCAAGATAATCAACCTGATGGCAATGGGTCACCATTTGTTAACATCCAGATGTTTCCCTGGCTCTGAGGACTTTGGTATTAATATTGTTCTGCCCTCTTTGATCCCCACCTGGatcttcccagccagcagccggggtCTGTGCATGAGGCAGAAATAGGTTTCTAATGGTGTAGGCCAAATGTATagaaaatggcaataaaaaatgaaacagcaaagaaattaagaaaaagaatatgatgcaaaaaagatgttttattatactttccattttgtgtgtgtgtgtgtgtgttcttatcgtcctccttttgttttgttttaatttgttggaCTTTGGGGGGTTGTTGTTTGTAAAGGAAAACGATTTTCAAAattggggtgggattcagttacAGAAACACAGACTACTTGGTGCCACTGTAGAcaccctggtgccctctgcccagcctccatcttcagctccagaggggctctggtctcccccAGGTCCTGTGTGATAGCTGCCAGTCCCAGGGAAACACTTCAGGAACACTGGGACCTCTAAAAGTGGCACTAGATGCTTGTGTTTAGGaaactgagctctgcctggaaagttgaagaatatttttcaacattttttttaaaaaaggcacattttagcagctgaaatcactgaataattttaatacaacGTCAACGTTTTCCTATAGTGCCAAACTGGAAATTTCCAGGAAGTGTATTAAcctcaggagaaaaaatgttgatCTTCCCCAGTACTTGTGTTCCTACTGCTCTGTCTACTATACTGTGCATTTAATCTCAGTaatctttcctgtatttctgcaCATCCTTATTAAATGGACCATTTCTGAAGTCATCTGTTCAGAAGACTACCTGACTACACCCATTATGCATTGTccatccagttttcctcctcccgtTATTCTTTGTTCATTCAGATACCTATCGGCtacccagctgctgctttgaacttcagggatttttaagcttgcctcctctttcagtagtttgtctAATTGTCTCATTAGTGAACTCCGTAACTGCGTTTATAGTTATCCTTTTCTATCTCTTTATCTGAAACACTTCCAGTAAGGTTATTCCCTGTGGAAAGTGGCCTTCATGGAGGCAACCTGGTCTTAATGTACAATtgaggaatgcattttttttttaatctaaactataccatgttttctcttttttcgcagccaagaaaaatctttctgtgtctgtttgcaggtAGTTCTCTAAataaagcaggtgggaattgattcatatgagctgtaacatttgCCTACAGACTTCAGTAGAAAAAAGTTAGATAAGAAGAGGAGTTATGTGAGTCCCAGGTGGCTGAgaagagaaatggtggggctgagggcatgGGGGAGAAGACGGTGCAGTGTCTGACCACAAGTATCCTCCTTTTCCTACATGTCTGaacttcattaggagacaatcTGAATCAGCATCAGTTACAGAATGTTGGTAAAACTTATTCAttaagctgaaaaatgaagaaagttgaaaaaggaaccacccccctccccaaggaTTCTTTTCTATTAGGTGCTCATTGCAACCTTCCTTTTTCAGCTACATTCCTGAaatctctccaattagccacatgACACTTGAAAACTGAAGACAGTTACAGGAAGAAACACTGCTCCTTAGGATCCTTTTTGTGTTTAATGAGCCCTCTGGTGCATTTGTGCAGGCACTGAAAGGAGattgaacaaacctctcaagaagttaaagtcagaagcaaactcAGCGGTTTCTtagagcattaatgggtcccactggGGGCCATTACCTGCAAAGCTGTTAACGGGAAGTACAAGTCGAGGTGCCCTTCCCTGGAGGCTGGTTAGCGTAGAAAATCAGAGGCAGCAGTTAGTTAGTCAAAGGAAGTGTACAGGAGGCCTCAATTCCA
It contains:
- the LOC135327055 gene encoding olfactory receptor 14A16-like, giving the protein LHYGTLMGSRACVQMAGAAWASGFLNAVLHTANTFSIPLCQGNAVEQFFCEIPQLLRLSCSDSCFRKAGVTAVSFCVACECFVFIVLSYVQIFRVVLRIPSEQGRHKAFSMCLPHLAVVSLFVITAMFAYLKPPSMSSPALELVVAVLCSVVPPTLNLLIYSMRNKEIKEALRKLIQCVIFYHS